A window of Sodalis praecaptivus genomic DNA:
GGCTGGCATTGGCGAATGCTCTGGTTTCTGCCGGGATTATTCATCCTGACCACATCGCTTTTTTTCTGCTCTATTATTCTCGCCATTATCTGTACACGTTTCCGGGATGTATTGATGATAATGCAAAACCTCCTCATTATTGCTTTCTATTTCACCCCCATTATGTGGAAAACGGAGCAAGTGCCCGCAGCGATGTTGCATTACATCAATTACAATCCCCTAGTCTATTACTTCAACATCATTCGCCCGCCGTTGTTGGGCGTGATGCCCGACGCGCATTCGCTAAGCGTTGCGCTCATCATCACTGTTATCCTTTTTTTACTGGCAATGCTATTGCTAGACAGAACGCGGCGTCGAATCGCCTACTGGTTATAAACGATGCAAGCCATTATCAAAGTGGAAAAACTCTCCGTTGAGTTTCCTATTTATACCGCCTCTCAACGCAGTTTAAAAAAATTACTGTTTCGGCGTGCAGTGGGCGGCAATCTGGCCAAGCACCATCAGGCGCTGGCGGTGAAAGCGCTGGATAATGTTTCCTTTGAAGTCCACCAAGGTGAGCGCGTGGCGCTGTTAGGCGGCAACGGCGCCGGCAAAACCACCTTATTACGGGTTTTGGCCGGCGTCTATCACCCGACCGGCGGCCGCCTATCCATACGCGGCGAGGTGGTGTCGCTTATCGATATGGCCATGGGGATGGAAAGCGAGGCGACCGGTTACCAGAACATTTTTATCCGCGGTTTACTGCTCGGCCTGACCATGAAACAGATAGCGCGCCAGGTTCCGTTTATCATCGAATTTAGCGAGCTGGGGGAATATATCTCCCTGCCGGTGCGTACTTATTCCAGCGGTATGCTGCTGCGCCTGGCGTTCGCCATTATTTCCGTCTTACAGCCCAGCGTGTTGCTGATGGATGAATGGCTAACGGTAGGAGACAGTCAATTTCGCGAAAAAATGAGTAAAAAATTGCAGCAGATGGTAGATCGGTCCGCGGTGATGATTCTGGCCTCACACTCCCGCGAGACCATCAAGGCGTTTTGCAATACCTTTTTTCTTATGCAAAACGGATCGCTACGTCAAATAAGCCGCAGGGAAATTGATGATTATATTTAATCAGGGAGTCGACGATGGAACAGGACGCTAAAATCCTCATTACCGGCGCCAATGGCGTGTTGGGCCACGGACTGCGGCATGCGCTGCAGAAACGGGGATATCGTCATCTCCTTTGCCCGAACCGCCAGGAGCTGAACGCGCTGGATGCGCAACAGATGGACGACTTCTTTTCTTATCATCGGCCGCACTACGTTTTTCATCTTGCCTCGCTGGTATTTGGTCTGCTGGGCAATATGGAAAACCAGCTCAACGCTATCGCGACCAATACGCTGATAAATCAGCAGCTGTTTCTGGCCTGCCAGCGGTATCCGGTACGTAAGATCTTTTTTGCCAGTACCGTCGCCGGCTATGGTTACCCTTATCAGTCACTGCCGTTAACCGAGCCCTATTTCTTTAGCGGCGCGCCTCATGCCGGCGAATACGGTTATGCTATGGCAAAACGCCATGCGCTGGGCTACTTGGAAATCCTGCGCCGGGAATATGATATTGATTACTGCTACGGTATTTTTACCAACCTGTTCGGCCCGTACGATCGCTTCGATATTCACTGCGGCCACGTAATTCCTTCGCTGATTGAAAAAGCCGCCGCCAGCGTCCAGCGGCAGGATCGCTGCCTCCATGTTTGGGGACGGCCGGAAACCAGCCGCGATTTCATGTTTAGCGAAGAAGCCGGCGCTGCGGCACTGCACGCCTTTTTGCACGGCAGCGGTATGGTCAATATTGCCAGCGGCTGCGAATCAACTCTGGCGCAGGTGGTGGCGGCAATCAACCTCTGCCATCAGCCTCGCCTGAATATCGTTTGGGACGCCGACGCGCCGATAGGCGTCGCCAAACGCAGCGTCGATATCAGCCGGTTACGCGCCCTCGGCTATTACCCCACGTCCAACCTTAATGATGCCATCGCTCAAACCATCGATTGGCACCGGCAAAATAGAGACAGGATCCGCAAATGAAAAGAATCGCCATCGTATCGAGTTTCGCCGAAAGCTGTGGCAACGCTTATTTCACCCAAATATTGGTGAATTCAATGCGCCGCCTTGGCTACCACGTGGAATGTTTGGGCCTGAATCTGTTGCTCACGCAATCCACCAGCCGAGCCATCCGCGCCAGAGCCGATGAACATATCGATGAGATTTGTGCACGGCTGAAGACTTTTGACGGGGTGAATATCCAATTTGAATCAGGTTTGTATGGCTCGCTACCCGGCGATATTCTTCGCCGCGCCCGTAAGCTCATCGACGCCAATCCTAATACCAGTATCACCCTGCACAGTCCACGCCTGCTGAGCGAAACCGCTACGCAGCGCGAGGCGATCAAAATGGCCCTGCGATTGTCATTTAAGCGCGCGCTACAGCTTTACGTTGAACCGCTCCGGCAAAACATTCCGATGCGAATCAACCATCGCCTAATACGCTATCTCAAGCAGCGTAATATCAATATCATCGTTCACACGCTGCGCGCCCGTGAGCAAATTGAGATGTACCACAACTACCGCAACGTGGCGGTTCATCCGCTGAAGATCGTCGATGACTACACCGACATCAAGCCGGACCTGATGGACGCTATCCGCAGGAAATACCGCTTTGGCAAAGACGTGAAGATTATCGGCATGTTCGGTTTCATCAATGAATACAAAGGGCACACCCT
This region includes:
- a CDS encoding ABC transporter ATP-binding protein, with amino-acid sequence MQAIIKVEKLSVEFPIYTASQRSLKKLLFRRAVGGNLAKHHQALAVKALDNVSFEVHQGERVALLGGNGAGKTTLLRVLAGVYHPTGGRLSIRGEVVSLIDMAMGMESEATGYQNIFIRGLLLGLTMKQIARQVPFIIEFSELGEYISLPVRTYSSGMLLRLAFAIISVLQPSVLLMDEWLTVGDSQFREKMSKKLQQMVDRSAVMILASHSRETIKAFCNTFFLMQNGSLRQISRREIDDYI
- a CDS encoding NAD-dependent epimerase/dehydratase family protein, producing the protein MEQDAKILITGANGVLGHGLRHALQKRGYRHLLCPNRQELNALDAQQMDDFFSYHRPHYVFHLASLVFGLLGNMENQLNAIATNTLINQQLFLACQRYPVRKIFFASTVAGYGYPYQSLPLTEPYFFSGAPHAGEYGYAMAKRHALGYLEILRREYDIDYCYGIFTNLFGPYDRFDIHCGHVIPSLIEKAAASVQRQDRCLHVWGRPETSRDFMFSEEAGAAALHAFLHGSGMVNIASGCESTLAQVVAAINLCHQPRLNIVWDADAPIGVAKRSVDISRLRALGYYPTSNLNDAIAQTIDWHRQNRDRIRK
- a CDS encoding glycosyltransferase produces the protein MKRIAIVSSFAESCGNAYFTQILVNSMRRLGYHVECLGLNLLLTQSTSRAIRARADEHIDEICARLKTFDGVNIQFESGLYGSLPGDILRRARKLIDANPNTSITLHSPRLLSETATQREAIKMALRLSFKRALQLYVEPLRQNIPMRINHRLIRYLKQRNINIIVHTLRAREQIEMYHNYRNVAVHPLKIVDDYTDIKPDLMDAIRRKYRFGKDVKIIGMFGFINEYKGHTLAIKALACLPRNYKLLLFGRQHPQTIRKNEPVSHYTHLLQAKIEEAKLEDRVFFMGEYEHEAFVSLVAAVDVVWLPYVENGQDGSGIASIAFDVSECVLCSSSFAFDEMFRLLPHYDNYMRFDIGNYMELASKTCNFLPITPAAGRSAQPVFSTDSQAELYVRLSLGEPLHETMACEVDALPAT